A part of Ooceraea biroi isolate clonal line C1 chromosome 10, Obir_v5.4, whole genome shotgun sequence genomic DNA contains:
- the LOC105278342 gene encoding achaete-scute complex protein T4, with product MAMGVTVFCNRVQINGNDQEQLMLLRTLQDNENNIIGNQPLIVPKNSSNSSNATNSATVLPPYDPSRLKKHGKNGQPPPVAVARRNARERNRVKQVNNGFATLRQHIPSHIAAGYGDRGKKLSKVETLRMAVEYIRGLQRLLAEADGVEYDSKTVIAAQCAPSPTNSVISSSHNGSGERLVLEDDALAAEDEEGEQLDEEEEGNNAKSKITLSRLSPNRTTISSPHDYYASSVGDEENLEPRTMVGGQNFSRLSPNSVTSPPSEYYAQNEENLEPQILSPYSGTGDSEEGATTVYATSPETFSGALYYKQEITETGEFMDVVSWWEQEQGRFVHQQHTQRLTHV from the exons ATGGCGATGGGGGTAACGGTGTTTTGCAACAGGGTACAGATAAACGGCAACGATCAGGAGCAATTGATGCTGCTGCGAACGTTGCAAGATAACGAGAACAACATTATCGGCAATCAGCCGCTGATAGTCCCGAaaaacagcagcaacagcagtaACGCAACAAATTCTGCGACGGTGTTACCTCCTTACGATCCCTCGAGATTAAAAAAGCACGGTAAAAATGGTCAGCCGCCGCCAGTTGCCGTTGCTCGAAGGAACGCCAGGGAGAGGAATCGCGTGAAGCAGGTAAATAACGGATTTGCCACGTTACGACAGCACATTCCGAGCCACATCGCCGCGGGTTACGGAGATAGGGGTAAGAAGCTGTCGAAGGTGGAGACCCTCAGAATGGCGGTCGAGTACATCAGAGGTCTTCAGAGGCTCCTGGCGGAAGCTGACGGTGTCGAATACGATTCCAAGACCGTAATCGCCGCACAATGCGCTCCTTCGCCAACTAACAGCGTCATCTCCTCGAGCCACAATGGTTCCGGCGAGAGGCTTGTTCTCGAGGACGATGCACTAGCTGCGGAAGACGAGGAAGGGGAACAACtggacgaggaagaggaagggaATAATGCGAAATCGAAAATCACGTTGTCGAG aTTATCCCCTAATCGGACAACTATATCATCCCCGCATGATTATTACGCATCGTCAGTGGGAGACGAAGAAAATCTAGAGCCGCGTACCATGGTCGGTGGACAGAACTTCTCGAGACTTTCACCGAATTCCGTGACGTCGCCGCCATCAGAGTACTATGCTCAAAACGAAGAGAATCTGGAACCACAAATTTTGTCACCTTATAGCGGCACCGGGGACAGCGAAGAAGGTGCGACTACTGTCTACGCTACCAGTCCAGAGACTTTTTCCGGGGCTCTTTATTACAAACAGGAGATCACCGAGACGGGGGAATTCATGGACGTCGTCAGCTGGTGGGAACAGGAACAAGGCAGATTCGTTCACCAACAGCACACACAACGGCTGACGCACGTGTAA